The DNA sequence TTTGGCTACTGGGTAGAGAATGGTGAGATTCAACATCCGGTTGAAGAGATTACGATTGCGGGCAACCTCAAAGAGATGTTGATGGATATTGCCGCGGTGGGAGACGATACTATTATTCGCGGTACCAAAGAAACGGGCTCGATTTTGATTGGTTCGATGACGATTGGCGGTAAATAGTCAGTGGCGAGCTCGATTTAGAGTCACATAACTAAACCGAATATCACCCTCGCTTGCCGCAATCTGCTCCACGATTTTCCAATTCTGCGGATCGGGGACCTCAAAAAAGGTATCGCCCTCAACCTCAAGTTCAATCTCGGTAATAAAGAGCTGATCTGCTAATGGAAAGGCTTGATTAAATAATTGTTGACCACCGATCACAAACACTCGCTCAAACTCCTGCAATGATTGCAAGGCCTGATCGAGTGATGAGACCAG is a window from the Polynucleobacter sp. HIN11 genome containing:
- a CDS encoding dihydrofolate reductase codes for the protein MKTKPAISMIVARSRNHVIGKDNQMPWKISADLQFFKKVTMGYPIIMGRKTWESIGRPLPGRRNIVVSRNSDYQANGAELVSSLDQALQSLQEFERVFVIGGQQLFNQAFPLADQLFITEIELEVEGDTFFEVPDPQNWKIVEQIAASEGDIRFSYVTLNRARH